The window GAAAACACATTCTGGGCTTTTTTCGGGCAAGTATTAGATGCTGATGGAGGATGTAAAGAGGTTGTCAGAAAACTTCAATCGTATGCGTCTGTAAATTCACTCCAAATCCCTTCATCGTCCTCTGCTTCATACTGCACCGCCAGGAAAAAATTGAGTGAAAATATGTTGTTTGACATTTTTACTCATACAACAACATGGGCGGAACAAGAATCTACTGATATCGTTCTCAATCATCGCCGTATCATTGTTGTCGATGGAACAGGTGTCAGCATGCCAGACACCGTAGAAAATCAGCAGTGCTGGCCACAACCTGCGATGCAAAAATTAGGTTGTGGTTTCCCTGTAGCCCGTATTTGTGCATGCTTCTCACTCAATAGTGGAGCTTTACTCAGCTATGAAATCGGGAATAAAAAAAATCATGAATTACCGCTGTTACGTAAGCAATGGTCCACGTTCAAAAATGGAGACATTTTCTTAGCTGACAAAGGGTTTTACAGTTACTACGATCTCACAAAATTTCTTAATAAAGGGGTAGATAGCATTGTAGCTGTTGCTCGTAGAAAGCCTGCAACTAAATCCAATTGCATCAAAGAATTGGGTCCAGATGATTTGCTTATCGCCTGGAGTAGACCGACTTTTAACAAAAATCTCTCATATTCAAAAGAAACCTGGCAAGCGCTCCCACAAAAGATCTTTCTGCGACAAATACGAATTCGTGTAGATCAGCCTGGTTTCAGATCGAAAGAAATTTATATAGTTACCACTCTGTTGGATTCGGAAGTCTATTCAAAAGATGAACTCGCAGCAGCCTATCTCAAGCGGTGGGAGGTTGAACTCTTCTTCCGAGATATCAAAACAACAATGGGTTTTGACATACTTCGTTGCCGAACTCCTGAAATGGTAAGGAAAGAAGTTCTCATGCATTTTATAGCTTATAATTGCCTGAGAAGAATGATGCATGAATCCGCATCCAAGCAAAATAGTGAGTTGCGTGAAATTAGCTTTAAAGGAACTCTTCAGGCAGTCAGAAATTGGGAGCCAAGATTAACCAGTAAGAATCTCACCAACAAAGAACGATTTCGAATTATCAAAGATCTCATGACTGCAGTGGTAAGCAATAGAATCTCAATACGCCCTGGGCGAAGCGAACCGAGATGCAAAAAGCGAAGACCAAAACCATTCCAGCTAATGACTAAGCCCAGGGCCATTATGAGAGAGATTCCACACAGGAGTAAATATGTTGCTAAAAAGGGCTT of the Desulfosediminicola ganghwensis genome contains:
- a CDS encoding IS4 family transposase; translated protein: MEKSHLAKPTLPGFYLPRRGRRPHSPQKVLADKINSIKQKSLKQIGEIFNGYFPAHLLKQDVSGPMSRKRFFTKENTFWAFFGQVLDADGGCKEVVRKLQSYASVNSLQIPSSSSASYCTARKKLSENMLFDIFTHTTTWAEQESTDIVLNHRRIIVVDGTGVSMPDTVENQQCWPQPAMQKLGCGFPVARICACFSLNSGALLSYEIGNKKNHELPLLRKQWSTFKNGDIFLADKGFYSYYDLTKFLNKGVDSIVAVARRKPATKSNCIKELGPDDLLIAWSRPTFNKNLSYSKETWQALPQKIFLRQIRIRVDQPGFRSKEIYIVTTLLDSEVYSKDELAAAYLKRWEVELFFRDIKTTMGFDILRCRTPEMVRKEVLMHFIAYNCLRRMMHESASKQNSELREISFKGTLQAVRNWEPRLTSKNLTNKERFRIIKDLMTAVVSNRISIRPGRSEPRCKKRRPKPFQLMTKPRAIMREIPHRSKYVAKKGLN